AAGTCGACCCTTCGCTGTTCACCACCTCGGTCGACGACATCCTCGACAACCAGAACATCAACCTCGTGGTGGAGGTCATCGACGATGCCGATGCCGCCTACAACATCGTCAAACGGGCCATGCTGCGCGGCATCCCGGTCGTGTCGGGCAGCAAGACGATGCTCGCCAAACACCTTCCCGAGCTGATCGAGATTCAGAAAACCCGCAACGTGGCGCTGCTCTACGACGCTTCGTCGTGCGGCTCGATCCCCGTGATCCGCAACCTCGAAGAGTACTACGACAACGACCTGCTGCTGGAGGTCAAGGGCATTCTGAACGGCTCGTCGAACTACATCCTCTCGCGCGTCTTCGACCACAAGGACTCCTACGCCAACGCCCTCGCGCAGGCGCAGGCGCTGGGCTTCGCCGAAAGCGATCCCTCGTTCGACATCGAGGGCTACGACTCGCTGTTCAAGCTGGTGATCATCACCGTGCATGCGCTGGGAACCTACGTCGCCCCGGAGCGCATCTTCACCTACGGCATCTCGACGATCCACGATTCGGACATTCAGTACGCCCGTGAGAAAAACGTGAAGATCAAGCTGGTGGCGCAGGTCGTCAAGGTGAGCGACGAACATTTCACGATGTTCGTCATGCCGGAGTTCGTGACGCCTGCCAAGTACATTTACAGCGTCGACGACGAGTACAACGGCGTGGTGATCCGCGGCGAATGCTACGACCGGCAGTTCATGTTCGGCAAGGGCGCGGGCAGCCTGCCCACGGCGTCGTCGATCCTGAGCGACATCATGGCGCGGCTGAACAACTACCGCTACGAGTACAAGAAGATGAACTACATCGAGAAACCCGACTACACGACCGACATCACGCTGAAAATCTACGCCCGCTACAAGGAGACCGACGTGCAGGGCATTCTGAACTTCTCGAAGATTCACGAACAGTTCATCAGCGAGGAGAGCAACTACGTGATCGGCGAGATTCCGCTGCGCGAACTGCTCGAAAAAAGATCGCAGCTTTCGGGCAGGGACGTCTTCCTGGCGAACATCCCGATCTTCTTCCTGAACCGCGATTAAACAGAAAAAGGTCCCTTGACAAGGGACCTTTTTCATTGTCTACCGCACGGCGTCGTCTTTCACGCAGCGGACCGACAGGCCGTATCCGAGCGGAACCTCGCCGGTCACCGGATCGGTCGTGGTGCTGTAAACCAGGCAGCCGCTCCGCTCGGCCGTGGCCTCGCAGCTTATCAGATAACCTTTGTCGGCGTCTCCGTACCTGTTCGACGTGCCGTTCACGATCCAGTATCCGGCGCACCTGAAAAATCCGGCCGCAGGCCCGGCGGCAAGGAGCGCTTCGAGTTCGGCCAATGCGGGAACGTGCCAGCCCTCGGGACAAATGCCCCGCAGCGGAGTCCCGGACCGGACCGTGGCGCCGCCCGTCACCGTCTTATAATCGTACAGCAGCCCTTTTTCCGCCACCGCGGAAAGCCCCTCCTCGGGATACCATACGCCATCGCCGATCTCCGTACCCGCAGGCTGGTAGCGCAGGTTCTCGGCCATCCATACCTGTCCGCCGATCTTCGCCGTGCGGTAGGTATCGCCGCCGTATTCCAGTTCGGAAGCCTCCCCGCCGTCGCCCTCGTCAAGCGAACCGCCGTCTTCCCAGTCGCTGACCTCGCCGCTCAGCTTCAGCTCGATGTCGATGTTGGTGACGAGCACCGACATGTCGTACCTTCGGCCGCTTTCGAGCGTCGCCGAAGAGAGGGTCTTGCTGCGGCTCTTGCCGTCGCGCGTGGAGACCGTGACGGTCAGCGCCCCCTGCTGCGGCACGAGAATCGCACGGTAGGAGGCGTCGGGCGTCACTTCGAAGGTTTCGATTTCAGCGGCCGCCGCGCCGGCTTTCGCCGAAGCCGTCGGCACGGAGAGATCCACCGAGGCCGTCGGGACGAATCCGCCCACGGCGACGCCCGAAACCGCAGCATCGGAATTGTTGGTAATGACGATGGTCAGCTGTGACATCAGGTGATAGAACAGCATCCCGACGGGCGCGCCCGTGGGCGTCACGTTCTTCGCCACGGCCCCCAGCAGGTCCGAGGAGGCGCAGCCCGCACTCTGATCCCGCGCCACGGAGAACTCGTCGGGAACGCCCGACGCCGAATAGGGGAAATAGGCCGTGAGCGTCGAGGTTTCGTTCAGGTCGTTGTACCACAGCAGGCCGGAAGCCGTGAAGGCCGAGCCGTCGTAGGTCATCTGGTGGTTCCGGACGTAATCCGAGCCGTTCTTCGTGACGGTCAGACCGATACAGTCGCCCGTATCGAAATGAAGCCCCGTGACGCGGGTTTTGATCGACGGCGTGATCCGGATGCCGGGAACCGCATCCCGCTTATCGGCACAGCCGGGTGCAGCGGCGAGGCCCGCCGCCAGAAGCGCAAGAAGGAGTTGTCTTTTCATCATTCAGGTTTATTTTTGCGACTTTTAAGCACAAAAATAAACCTTTTTATGTTATTCACAAGACCTCCGGTCAGTTTTTGTAATACGATTCGTCGAGTCCGAGCGTGAAATTCCCGCGCCGGAACCAGGTGACGGCGGCCAGCGCGAACACCAGCGCGGCGTTGAAGAAGAACGGGAAACGGTCGCTGTGGGTGTGGAACAGATGGCGGAACATGTCCATGATGAAGGGGCAGATCATCACCGCAAGGTAGTTCATCGCCATGACGAACGACAGCGCGAGCGTCGCCGAGCGGGGCGGAGCGATGGTCGCCGCCTTGTCGTA
This Alistipes shahii WAL 8301 DNA region includes the following protein-coding sequences:
- a CDS encoding homoserine dehydrogenase — translated: MTKIKIGLFGFGVVGQGIYEVVRKSKNAHAEIVKICVRDPKKPRKIEVDPSLFTTSVDDILDNQNINLVVEVIDDADAAYNIVKRAMLRGIPVVSGSKTMLAKHLPELIEIQKTRNVALLYDASSCGSIPVIRNLEEYYDNDLLLEVKGILNGSSNYILSRVFDHKDSYANALAQAQALGFAESDPSFDIEGYDSLFKLVIITVHALGTYVAPERIFTYGISTIHDSDIQYAREKNVKIKLVAQVVKVSDEHFTMFVMPEFVTPAKYIYSVDDEYNGVVIRGECYDRQFMFGKGAGSLPTASSILSDIMARLNNYRYEYKKMNYIEKPDYTTDITLKIYARYKETDVQGILNFSKIHEQFISEESNYVIGEIPLRELLEKRSQLSGRDVFLANIPIFFLNRD
- a CDS encoding fimbrillin family protein, translated to MMKRQLLLALLAAGLAAAPGCADKRDAVPGIRITPSIKTRVTGLHFDTGDCIGLTVTKNGSDYVRNHQMTYDGSAFTASGLLWYNDLNETSTLTAYFPYSASGVPDEFSVARDQSAGCASSDLLGAVAKNVTPTGAPVGMLFYHLMSQLTIVITNNSDAAVSGVAVGGFVPTASVDLSVPTASAKAGAAAAEIETFEVTPDASYRAILVPQQGALTVTVSTRDGKSRSKTLSSATLESGRRYDMSVLVTNIDIELKLSGEVSDWEDGGSLDEGDGGEASELEYGGDTYRTAKIGGQVWMAENLRYQPAGTEIGDGVWYPEEGLSAVAEKGLLYDYKTVTGGATVRSGTPLRGICPEGWHVPALAELEALLAAGPAAGFFRCAGYWIVNGTSNRYGDADKGYLISCEATAERSGCLVYSTTTDPVTGEVPLGYGLSVRCVKDDAVR